The genome window TCTGTTCTCCTGCTGATAgtgtaggggagagagagagagagagagagagagagagaagagccatAATACCTCTGTAGGAATGGAAGAAGGTTGTCAGGCCCATTCCATAGTTAGGGCTCAGAAAGCACATGTACAACAGATGGGAGCCTTGACTGGTAGCTTTCATACCCAGACACTAAGTCTTCAAGAAAGAAGTCAGTGTTCTGCTCACTCTGCCTGTGAATGAAGTGCCAATCACTAAGAATCAGATCCTGCAACAGAATCCATATGAGCAGACCCTGTGCTTGCATGGAgcccagttgacttcaatggggctatagAGGTACACTCCTGCAGATCctgttgcaggatctggcccttagcaaGTACTCCATACAGTCAGGGAGCTCCACTGGCCGTTACTGAAGTGTTATGATTGCAGAggtgggggaaaagagaaaatcCTGGGGaactctcctttcctttcctccttgCCTTCGTGCAGAATAGATGAGAGGAAGACAGTTGCTGCATTATCTCCTTGGTGGCCAGACCAGCATGGGGGTTTATTCACCCCACAACAGACTTCCTCCCCCCCTTTGGATGGAAGCATTCTCTGCGGAAGAAGTGCTCCCCACTTCTTGGGAGAAGAAATCCTCATTCTTATTTTGACAGCCAGGGCAATGCTcaactgaggaggaggaggattgtGGGCCAAGGTAACACTTCATTACTCTTGTGTTTATTTCTTTCATGTAGTGCAATCATTTTAGTGGGGTGTGGTCAGTCACCAGCTTAAAGTGGTTGCCTTGTAGATGGTATCTTAGTGTCTCAATAGCCCACTTCACTGCAAGGCACTCCTTTTCAATTattatgtacagtaactcctcacttaaagtcgtcccggttaacgttgtttcattgctgatcaattagagaacatgcttgtttaaagttgcgcgATGCTCctttataacgttgtttggcagctgcctgctttgtccactgcttgcaggaaaagaagcccgttgcagctagctggtgggggcttggaaccaggatgggCCGGCAGCCCCCACATCAGCTCTCCACTCCCCTAAATTTCCTGAGCGGCaaccgcccagcaggctatcaattgctgggcagttcagctgtccctcccctcactgccatgtgctgctccttccctctgccttggagctgctcctgggagctcctgcttgctgtgcagggggaagtgggggagaagaagggtgctaatgtcagggtgtccccctgctcctgcccccccgcttaccccatctccatagagcagggggggataggacagggctcaggacggagggagcttgctggcagcagcttgctgatctacttaaaatgGCAATgcacttagagtggggtcagcgtacttaaaggagcaatgtgcatctctctctctcacacacaaggtgtatgtcactgtctctctctgccatgctgtctcccctccctcccttcatgctgccttgtagaatgtgaggctacattaacaatgtgttaacccttgagggctcagctgggtgctagttcatcatttagcagtaaggcattccctgggaaatatcccaccctcgtccaccctctgactccaccacctcaaccaagcttcacaatcatcattgctgtgtacactattaaattgtttgtttaaaacttatactgtgtgtgtgtgtgtgtgtatgtacacaaaATATAGTCTTGTatagtgaaaaaaatttccctggaacctacccccaccccacattaattcttatggggaaattggatttgcttaacattgtttcacttaaagcagcatttttcaggaacataactacaacgttaagcgaggagttactgtacggtTTTCCACAGGAGAGTAACTAACAGAAACTTGATGGAATGAGGACAATCAGTGAGACACAGTAATACCacggtacaaaatatatcagaaggacagaacaggtcgtgctggtggggaagtggcactatatgtgaaagaaagggaagagtcaaatgaagtaaaaatcttaaatgaaccaaactgtaccatagaatctctatggacaataattccatgcttgaataataagaatatagcagtagggatatactaccaaccacctgacaaggatagtgatagtgactgtgaaatgcccaGGGAGAttagaggctataaaaataaaaaactcaataataatgggggatttcaactatccccatattgactggatacatgacacctcaggacgggatgcagagacaaagtttcttgacactttaaattactgcttcttggagcagctagtcctggaacccacaacgggagaggcaattcttgatttagtcctaagtagagCAAGGATCTAGTGCAAGAGGGGAATATAGtcgaaccacttggtaatagtgaccataatataattaaattatatatgtggtggggaaaacaccacagcagcccaacatggtagcttttaatttaagaaaggggaactatacaaaaatgaggaagttggtTAAACAGAAATTCAAAGGTACagggccaaaagtgaaatctctgcaagctgcatggaaattttttaaagacaccataatagaggctcaacttaaaagtataccccaaatttaaaaacgtagtaggagaaccaaaaaagtgccaccgtggctcaacaacaaagtaagagaagctgtgagaggcaaaaaggcatccttttaaaaaatggaagttaaatcctaatgaggaataTAGAAAGGGGCATAATaaactggcaaatgaagtgtaaaaatataattagaaagcaaaaaaggaatttgaagaacagctagccaaagactcaagaaGTAACAGCAAActttattttaagtacatcagaagcaggaagcctgctaaacaaccagtggggccactggatgatcaagatgcactcaaggatgataaggatATTGTGGAGAAacgaaatgaattctttgcatcagtcttcatggctgaggatctgagggagattgccagacctgagccattctttttaggtgacaaatctgaggaactgtcccagactgaggtgtcattacaggaggttttggaacaaattgataaactaaacagtaataagtcaccaggaccagatggtattcacccaagaattctgaaggaactcaaatgtgaaattgcagaactactaacggtggtatgtaacctatcatttaaatcagcttctgtaccagatgactggaggatagctaatgtgatgccaattttttaaaaaaagctccagaggtgatcccagcaatcaCAGGTGCCGGCTTCCaactttccccaggggtgctcaacccccgctTAGTcctaggccccaccccaccctcttcccccaggctccCACCACtgacctgcctcttcccacccccgccttgcctccgcccacccccacctcttcctgccccgttccgccccttcccccaagtgtGCCCTGGGGCACTCACAGAGTCAGCGCTTATGCTGCCAATTATAGGccgtaagcctaacttcagtaccgggaaaactggttgaaactatagtaaagaacagaattatcagacacatagatgaacatgatttgttggggaagagtcaacatggtttttgtaaagggaaatcatgactcatcaatctactagaattctttgagggggtcaacaagcatgtggacaagggtgatcctgtggatacagtgtacttagattttcagaaagcctttgacaaggtccctcaccaaaagctcttaagccaagtaagctgtcatgggataagagggaaagtcctctcatggatcagtaactggttaaaagataggaaacaaagggtaggaataaatggtcagttttcagaatggagagaggtaaatagtgtccTTCATGGGTCTATACTGGGACCAATActattcaaaatattcataaatgatctggaaaaaggggtaaatagtgaggtggcaaaatttgcagatgatacaaaactacttaactatcttaagtccaaagcagactgcgaagcgttacaaagggatctcacaaatctgggtgagtgggcaacaaaatagcagatgcaacagagtcctgtggcacctttaagacggacagatgtattggagcataagctttcgtgggtgaatgcccacttcgtcggatgcatgcacccacaaaagcttatgctccaatacatctgttagtcttaaaggtgccacaggactctgttgctttttacatatccagactaacacggctacccctctaaaaatagcagatgaaattcaatgttgataaatgcaaagtaatgcacattggaaaatagaatcccaactatacatataaaatgatggagtctaaattagctgtcaccactcaagaaagagatcttgcagtcattgtgaatagttctctgaaaacatccactcaatgtgcagcggcagtcaaaaaacctaacagaatgttgggaatcattaagaaaaggatagataataaaacagagaatatcatattgcctctatataaatccatggtacacccacacctgaatgctgcctgcagatgtggtcaccccatctcaaaaaagatgtattggaattggaaaaggttcaggaaagggcaacaaaaatgattaggggcatggaacagcttccatataaggcctggtctacactaggcgtttatgtcgaagttagcgccgttacatcaaattaaccctgcacccgtccacactgcgaagctatttagttcgacatagaggtctcttaaattcgacttctgtactcctccccaacgaggggagtagcgctaaattcgacatggccatgtcgaattaggctagatgtggatggaaatcgacgctaatagctccgggagctatcccacagtgcaccactctgttgacgctctggacagcagtccgagctcagatgctctgaccagccacacaggaaaagccccgggaaaatttgaattccttttcctgtctggccagtttgaatctcatttcctgtttggacatcgtggcgagctcagcagcactggcaacgatgcagagctctccagcagagatggccgtgcaatctcagaatagaaagagggccccagcatggactgatcgggaagtcttggatctgatcgctgtgtggggcgatgagtccgtactttccgagctgcgctccaaaagacggaatgcaaagatctatgagaagatctctaaagccatggcagagagaggatacagccgggatgcaacgcagtgccgcgtgaaaatcaaggagctgagacaaggctaccagaagaccaaagaggcaaacggacgctccggatcccatccccagacatcccgtttctacgaggcactgcattccatcctaggtgcggccgccaccgctaccccaccactgaccgtggactctgaggatgggatattgtccacggctggttcctcggacatgttagcggatggggaagatgaggaaggagatgaggaggatgaggcagtcgacagcgcttacaacgctgatttccccgacagccaggatctcttcatcacccttacagagatcccctaccaaccgtccccagccgttaacccggacacagaatctggggaaggatcagccagtaagtgttttaaacatctaaacatttatttttaacagaacaggaatattaagaataacaacaatgggtttctcatgattagtttgccctaggcgcttaacgtttcagtcctgggcagtgcaactattgaaaaaaaatctaacaatgtccggtttagcatgattgttctgcccaagccgctctactgtttagtccctgccagtgcagctacagtaaaatgtggtctatatgtccggcgatagagcagaaatcctcctgggacatctcaaggaagctctcctggaggtaattggaaagcctttgcatcaggttcctggggagagcggccttattgggtcctccgtggtatgaaacgtttccgtgccaggagacaatcaagtactccgggatcattgccctgcagagcatggcggcatacggccctggtctttggaggc of Chrysemys picta bellii isolate R12L10 chromosome 11, ASM1138683v2, whole genome shotgun sequence contains these proteins:
- the LOC135974155 gene encoding myb/SANT-like DNA-binding domain-containing protein 2; this translates as MQSSPAEMAVQSQNRKRAPAWTDREVLDLIAVWGDESVLSELRSKRRNAKIYEKISKAMAERGYSRDATQCRVKIKELRQGYQKTKEANGRSGSHPQTSRFYEALHSILGAAATATPPLTVDSEDGILSTAGSSDMLADGEDEEGDEEDEAVDSAYNADFPDSQDLFITLTEIPYQPSPAVNPDTESGEGSATTSATVSQPSLASHSQRLAQIRRRKKRTREDMFSKLMGCSRAQAAQQTQWRENLSQMH